Proteins encoded in a region of the Acidobacteriota bacterium genome:
- a CDS encoding alpha/beta fold hydrolase, translating into MLLHQTPRSIDEFAELIPLLAPTARVIAIDTPGYGCSDRVAGAPSIADYARAVLAVLDREGVQRAHVFGHHTGGVTAVELAAAAPERVASVALSGPIYLDESGRAALRPLFKQWHAQADGAHLIDKWQKMSGWTTRDPGFVQRLVLDVFRAGETSEQGHFAAAAYRMEDRLPLAHCPALLVYGTHDPFASPANAGTFAASFRPCRTVTVEAGIFLPNEAAEALAPELLSLVTTA; encoded by the coding sequence GTGTTGCTGCATCAAACGCCCCGCTCGATCGATGAATTCGCCGAGCTGATACCGCTCCTGGCTCCCACCGCGCGGGTCATCGCCATCGACACACCGGGATACGGCTGTTCCGATCGCGTCGCCGGCGCCCCGTCAATCGCCGACTACGCCCGGGCGGTCCTCGCCGTGCTCGATCGCGAAGGCGTTCAGCGGGCGCACGTCTTCGGCCATCACACCGGCGGGGTCACGGCGGTGGAACTGGCCGCCGCCGCCCCTGAACGCGTCGCGTCGGTGGCGCTGTCCGGCCCGATCTATCTCGACGAGAGCGGGCGCGCGGCGCTGCGGCCGCTGTTCAAGCAGTGGCACGCGCAGGCGGATGGCGCGCACCTGATCGACAAGTGGCAGAAGATGTCCGGCTGGACGACGCGCGACCCGGGGTTCGTGCAGCGCCTCGTGCTCGACGTCTTCCGCGCGGGCGAGACGAGCGAGCAGGGACACTTCGCCGCGGCGGCGTACCGGATGGAAGACCGGCTGCCGCTGGCGCACTGCCCGGCGCTGCTGGTCTACGGCACGCATGATCCGTTCGCGAGCCCGGCCAACGCCGGCACGTTCGCCGCCTCCTTCCGCCCCTGCCGCACCGTCACGGTCGAAGCGGGGATCTTCCTGCCGAACGAGGCGGCGGAGGCGCTGGCGCCGGAGCTGCTCTCGCTCGTGACGACGGCCTGA